One stretch of Nocardia mangyaensis DNA includes these proteins:
- the carB gene encoding carbamoyl-phosphate synthase large subunit, whose protein sequence is MPRRQDLEHILVIGSGPIVIGQACEFDYSGTQACRVLRSEGLRVSLVNSNPATIMTDPEFADSTYVEPITPEFVEKVIEKERPDAILATLGGQTALNTAVALHENGVLQKYNVELIGADFEAIQRGEDRQKFKDIVAKVGGESARSAVCYTMDEVRETVAELGYPVVVRPSFTMGGLGSGMAYNEEDLNRIAGGGLAASPTANVLIEESILGWKEFELELMRDGRDNVVIVCSIENVDPMGVHTGDSVTVAPAMTLTDREYQKMRDLGIAILREVGVDTGGCNIQFAVDPKDGRLIVIEMNPRVSRSSALASKATGFPIAKIAAKLAIGYTLDEIVNDITGETPACFEPTLDYVVVKAPRFAFEKFPGADATLTTTMKSVGEAMSMGRNFSEALGKVLRSLETKATSFWTVEDGQWAPKDPSDPASVREAIEAVLTDLRVPTEGRIYQVERALRYGASIEEVALASGVDPWFVAEVLGLVELRQEVLDAPVLDEDLLRRAKHYGLSDRQLAALRPELAGEAGVRSLRHRLGVRPVYKTVDTCAAEFEAKTPYHYSSYELDPGAESEVAPQRERDKVIILGSGPNRIGQGIEFDYSCVHAAQTLSAAGYETVMVNCNPETVSTDYDTADRLYFEPLTFEDVLEVYHAEAESGTVAGVIVQLGGQTPLGLAQRLTDAGVPVVGTSAAAIDLAEDRGEFGDVLVAAGLPAPKYGTATTVEQAKKIAAEIGYPVLVRPSYVLGGRGMEIVYDEKSLEGYISRATELNPDHPVLVDRFLEDAIEIDVDALCDGEEVYLGGVMEHIEEAGIHSGDSACALPPITLGRSDIEAVRRSTIALAKGIGVKGLLNVQYALKDDVLYVLEANPRASRTVPFVSKATAVPLAKACARVMLGATIADLRKEGMLPPEGDGGHVPLDAPVAVKEAVLPFHRFRRADGTGVDSLLSPEMKSTGEVMGIDADFGTAFAKSQAAAYGSLPTEGTVFVSIANRDKRAMVFPIKRLHDLGFRILATAGTAETLRRNGIPCEQARKHSDPESVDEATGMPEASIVEQIRDGEIDIVFNTPYGNSGPRVDGYEIRTAAVGANIPCITTVQGAAAAVQGIEASINGGIGVRSLQELHSKLRG, encoded by the coding sequence ATGCCTCGTCGTCAAGACCTCGAGCACATCCTGGTGATCGGCTCTGGCCCGATCGTGATCGGCCAGGCGTGCGAATTCGACTACTCCGGTACCCAGGCGTGCCGGGTGCTGCGGTCCGAGGGGCTGCGCGTCTCGCTGGTGAACTCCAACCCGGCGACCATCATGACCGACCCCGAGTTCGCCGACTCCACCTACGTGGAGCCGATCACCCCGGAGTTCGTCGAGAAGGTCATCGAGAAGGAACGTCCCGACGCGATTCTGGCGACTCTCGGCGGGCAGACCGCGCTCAACACCGCGGTCGCGCTGCACGAGAACGGGGTGCTGCAGAAGTACAACGTCGAGCTGATCGGCGCGGACTTCGAGGCCATCCAGCGCGGTGAGGACCGGCAGAAGTTCAAGGACATCGTCGCCAAGGTTGGTGGTGAGAGTGCCCGCAGCGCCGTCTGTTACACCATGGACGAGGTCCGCGAGACCGTCGCCGAGCTCGGTTACCCCGTGGTCGTTCGCCCCTCCTTCACCATGGGCGGACTCGGCTCGGGCATGGCCTACAACGAGGAAGACCTCAACCGCATCGCCGGTGGCGGCCTGGCCGCTTCGCCGACCGCGAACGTCCTGATCGAGGAGTCCATCCTCGGTTGGAAGGAATTCGAGCTCGAGCTCATGCGCGACGGCCGCGACAACGTGGTCATCGTCTGCTCGATCGAGAACGTCGACCCGATGGGCGTGCACACCGGTGACTCGGTCACCGTCGCCCCTGCCATGACGCTCACCGACCGCGAGTACCAGAAGATGCGCGATCTCGGTATCGCGATCCTGCGCGAGGTCGGCGTCGACACCGGCGGCTGCAACATCCAGTTCGCGGTGGACCCCAAGGACGGTCGCCTGATCGTCATCGAGATGAACCCCCGCGTCTCGCGCTCCTCGGCGCTGGCCTCGAAGGCCACCGGCTTCCCGATCGCCAAGATCGCCGCCAAGCTGGCCATCGGCTACACCCTCGACGAGATCGTCAACGACATCACCGGCGAGACCCCCGCCTGCTTCGAGCCGACCCTGGACTACGTCGTCGTGAAGGCGCCGCGGTTCGCGTTCGAGAAGTTCCCCGGCGCCGACGCCACCCTGACCACCACCATGAAGTCGGTGGGCGAGGCGATGTCGATGGGCCGCAACTTCTCCGAGGCCCTCGGCAAGGTGCTGCGCTCGCTCGAGACCAAGGCCACCAGCTTCTGGACCGTCGAGGACGGCCAGTGGGCGCCGAAGGATCCGAGCGATCCGGCCTCGGTGCGCGAGGCGATCGAGGCCGTCCTCACCGACCTGCGCGTGCCCACCGAAGGCCGCATCTACCAGGTCGAGCGGGCGCTGCGCTACGGCGCGAGCATCGAAGAGGTCGCGCTGGCCTCCGGTGTGGACCCGTGGTTCGTCGCCGAGGTCCTCGGCCTGGTCGAACTGCGCCAGGAAGTTCTCGACGCGCCGGTCCTCGACGAGGACCTGCTGCGCCGCGCCAAGCACTACGGCCTGTCGGACCGTCAGCTCGCCGCCCTGCGGCCCGAGCTCGCGGGTGAAGCGGGTGTGCGCTCGCTGCGCCACCGCCTCGGCGTGCGCCCGGTCTACAAGACCGTCGACACCTGCGCCGCGGAGTTCGAGGCCAAGACGCCGTACCACTACAGCTCCTACGAGCTGGATCCCGGCGCGGAGTCCGAGGTCGCGCCGCAGCGTGAGCGCGACAAGGTGATCATCCTGGGTTCGGGCCCCAACCGCATCGGTCAGGGCATCGAGTTCGACTACTCGTGTGTGCATGCGGCACAGACGCTTTCGGCCGCCGGGTACGAGACCGTGATGGTCAACTGCAACCCCGAGACCGTCTCGACCGACTACGACACCGCTGATCGCCTCTACTTCGAGCCGCTCACCTTCGAAGATGTGCTCGAGGTGTACCACGCCGAGGCCGAGTCGGGCACCGTCGCCGGTGTCATCGTGCAGCTCGGCGGCCAGACCCCGCTGGGCCTGGCGCAGCGGCTCACCGACGCGGGCGTGCCGGTCGTGGGTACCTCCGCCGCCGCGATCGACCTGGCCGAGGACCGTGGCGAATTCGGTGACGTGCTCGTCGCGGCCGGACTGCCTGCGCCCAAGTACGGCACCGCCACCACGGTCGAGCAGGCCAAGAAGATCGCCGCCGAGATCGGCTACCCGGTGCTGGTGCGCCCGTCCTACGTGCTGGGCGGGCGCGGCATGGAGATCGTCTACGACGAGAAGTCGCTCGAGGGCTACATCTCCCGCGCCACCGAACTCAACCCCGATCACCCGGTGCTGGTCGACCGCTTCCTCGAAGACGCCATCGAGATCGACGTCGACGCCCTGTGCGACGGCGAAGAGGTCTACCTCGGCGGCGTGATGGAGCACATCGAGGAAGCCGGCATCCACTCCGGTGACTCCGCGTGCGCGCTGCCCCCGATCACGTTGGGCCGCAGCGACATCGAAGCTGTGCGCCGCTCCACCATCGCGCTGGCCAAGGGCATCGGCGTCAAGGGTCTGCTCAATGTGCAGTACGCGCTCAAGGACGACGTGCTCTATGTCCTCGAGGCCAATCCCCGTGCGAGCCGGACGGTTCCGTTCGTCTCCAAGGCGACCGCGGTCCCGCTGGCCAAGGCGTGCGCGCGGGTCATGCTCGGCGCCACCATCGCCGACCTGCGCAAGGAAGGCATGCTGCCGCCCGAGGGTGACGGCGGCCATGTGCCGCTGGACGCGCCCGTCGCGGTGAAGGAGGCCGTGCTGCCCTTCCACCGGTTCCGTCGCGCCGACGGCACCGGCGTGGACTCGCTGCTCTCCCCGGAGATGAAGTCCACCGGCGAGGTCATGGGCATCGACGCCGACTTCGGCACCGCCTTCGCCAAGAGCCAGGCCGCCGCCTACGGCTCGCTGCCCACCGAGGGCACCGTGTTCGTCTCGATCGCCAACCGCGACAAGCGCGCCATGGTGTTCCCGATCAAGCGGCTGCACGATCTGGGCTTCCGCATCCTCGCCACCGCGGGCACGGCGGAAACATTGCGCCGCAATGGCATTCCCTGCGAGCAGGCGCGCAAGCACTCCGACCCGGAGAGTGTCGACGAGGCCACCGGTATGCCGGAGGCCTCCATCGTGGAGCAGATCCGCGACGGCGAGATCGACATCGTGTTCAACACCCCCTACGGCAACTCGGGCCCCCGTGTGGACGGCTACGAGATCCGCACCGCGGCGGTGGGCGCGAACATCCCGTGCATCACCACCGTGCAGGGCGCGGCCGCGGCGGTGCAGGGCATCGAGGCGAGCATCAACGGCGGCATCGGCGTGCGCTCGCTGCAGGAACTGCACTCGAAGCTGCGTGGCTGA
- the pyrR gene encoding bifunctional pyr operon transcriptional regulator/uracil phosphoribosyltransferase PyrR: MAVPERAARTGAGETSQRHTPEWVAAGRELLSPSDVHRTVARIAHQIIEKTALDSGDADAPHVVLMGIPTRGTTLANRLAAKIEEFSGVRPALGSLDITLYRDDLRSRPHRPLERTSVPDGGIENALVVLVDDVLFSGRTVRSALDGLRDLGRPRAVQLAVLIDRGHRELPIRADYVGKNVPTARAEDISVLLSEHDGHDGVYLHQEAQA; the protein is encoded by the coding sequence ATGGCTGTGCCCGAACGGGCGGCCAGAACCGGCGCGGGCGAAACATCCCAGCGGCACACCCCGGAGTGGGTGGCGGCCGGGCGAGAGTTGTTGTCACCGTCCGATGTGCACCGCACCGTTGCGCGAATCGCGCATCAGATCATCGAGAAGACCGCCCTGGATTCCGGCGACGCCGACGCACCGCATGTGGTCCTGATGGGCATCCCGACCCGCGGCACCACCCTGGCGAACCGGCTGGCGGCCAAGATCGAGGAATTCTCCGGCGTGCGCCCCGCACTCGGCTCCCTCGACATCACCCTCTACCGCGACGACCTGCGCAGTCGTCCGCACCGCCCGCTCGAGCGCACCTCGGTGCCCGACGGCGGCATCGAGAACGCCCTGGTCGTCCTCGTCGACGACGTGCTGTTCTCCGGCCGCACCGTACGCTCGGCCCTCGACGGCCTGCGCGACCTGGGCCGCCCCCGCGCGGTCCAGCTGGCGGTCCTCATCGACCGTGGCCACCGCGAGCTGCCGATCCGCGCCGACTACGTGGGCAAGAACGTGCCGACCGCGCGCGCCGAGGACATCTCGGTGCTGCTGAGCGAACACGACGGACACGACGGTGTGTACCTGCATCAGGAGGCGCAAGCGTGA
- the carA gene encoding glutamine-hydrolyzing carbamoyl-phosphate synthase small subunit, protein MTQAKAALVLEDGRVFRGTAFGAQGQTLGEAVFCTAMTGYQETLTDPSYARQIVVATAPQIGNTGWNDEDDESGKIWVAGYAVRDPSRVSSNWRSTGTLQDQLDRQDVVGIAGIDTRAVVRHLRTRGSMKAGVFSGAALAGDDELLARVNGQPSMLGADLAEEVSTDGLYTIEPVGEHRFTVVAVDLGIKTNTPRMFAERGVRTHVVPSNTSLDDILALNPNGVFLSNGPGDPATQTGAIALTQGVLERGIPLFGICFGNQILGRALGRNTYKMKFGHRGINIPVVEEGTGRISITAQNHGFALEGEKGEQFDTPFGKAEVSHICANDGTVEGVRLIDGRAFSVQYHPEAAAGPHDAAYLFDRFAGLMEGS, encoded by the coding sequence ATGACACAGGCGAAGGCTGCCCTGGTGTTGGAGGACGGCCGCGTGTTCCGCGGTACCGCCTTCGGCGCGCAGGGCCAGACACTCGGCGAAGCGGTGTTCTGCACCGCGATGACCGGGTACCAGGAAACCTTGACCGACCCGAGCTACGCCCGCCAGATCGTGGTGGCCACGGCCCCGCAGATCGGCAACACGGGCTGGAACGACGAGGACGACGAGTCCGGCAAGATCTGGGTCGCCGGCTACGCCGTGCGCGACCCCTCGCGGGTGTCGTCGAACTGGCGGTCCACCGGCACGCTGCAGGATCAGCTCGACCGCCAGGACGTGGTCGGCATCGCGGGCATCGACACCCGCGCGGTGGTGCGCCACCTGCGCACCCGTGGCTCGATGAAGGCGGGCGTCTTCTCCGGTGCCGCCCTCGCCGGTGACGACGAGTTGCTGGCCCGGGTCAACGGCCAGCCCTCCATGCTGGGCGCCGACCTGGCCGAAGAGGTCAGCACCGACGGCCTGTACACGATCGAACCGGTCGGTGAGCACCGCTTCACCGTCGTCGCGGTCGACCTCGGCATCAAGACCAACACCCCGCGCATGTTCGCCGAGCGCGGCGTGCGCACCCATGTGGTGCCGTCGAACACCTCCCTCGACGACATCCTGGCGCTGAACCCGAACGGGGTGTTCCTCTCGAACGGTCCCGGCGACCCGGCCACCCAGACCGGCGCGATCGCGCTCACCCAGGGTGTGCTGGAACGTGGGATCCCGCTGTTCGGCATCTGCTTCGGCAACCAGATCCTCGGCCGCGCGCTGGGCCGCAACACCTACAAGATGAAGTTCGGTCACCGCGGCATCAACATCCCGGTGGTCGAAGAGGGCACCGGCCGCATCTCCATCACCGCGCAGAACCACGGGTTCGCGCTCGAGGGTGAGAAGGGCGAGCAGTTCGACACGCCCTTCGGCAAGGCCGAGGTCTCCCACATCTGCGCCAACGACGGCACCGTCGAGGGTGTGCGGCTGATCGACGGCCGCGCCTTCTCGGTGCAGTACCACCCCGAGGCCGCCGCAGGCCCGCACGACGCCGCATACCTGTTCGACCGGTTCGCCGGTCTCATGGAAGGATCCTGA
- a CDS encoding AraC family transcriptional regulator, producing MGTQPLPETCRIPATVWLWAGHALYRGPSLRLDRHSGAVLCLAIGLDSMFTVEADAFGARSARSVLVPPRTPHRIIAETPMLFCYIDPGSPRAAACRGRMTEFSGGFGFGHEHEAALIRLGSEFGAQQHLGGDPGTVFDLASSAVRFAMDPRIAAATAILCADPAAPITADHLAAAVHLSKSRLLHLFAEHAGTTFRRYRVWARMLAVGRAVAEGADLTTAATHAGFASPSHSATPSTPCSASPRPTCSRPEPASSSKRIQARAAPSRRAEAIGWAAGRVHGGCRTVDHHALRPAPNTRHRNTSPPTSSGETPALTALSRRL from the coding sequence ATGGGCACACAGCCACTTCCGGAAACGTGTCGCATCCCGGCGACGGTGTGGTTGTGGGCGGGGCACGCCCTCTATCGCGGGCCGTCGCTGCGGCTCGACCGGCATTCGGGCGCGGTGCTGTGCCTGGCGATCGGCCTCGACTCGATGTTCACCGTGGAAGCGGACGCGTTCGGCGCGCGTTCGGCCCGCAGCGTGCTCGTCCCGCCGCGGACGCCGCACCGGATCATCGCCGAGACACCAATGCTGTTCTGCTACATCGATCCCGGCTCACCGCGTGCGGCGGCGTGCCGAGGCCGAATGACCGAGTTCAGCGGAGGATTCGGCTTCGGCCATGAGCACGAAGCGGCATTGATCCGGCTCGGGTCCGAGTTCGGCGCGCAACAGCACCTCGGCGGCGACCCCGGCACGGTGTTCGACCTCGCGAGCAGCGCGGTTCGGTTCGCGATGGATCCACGGATCGCCGCCGCTACGGCGATCCTGTGCGCCGACCCGGCAGCACCGATCACCGCCGACCACCTCGCCGCCGCCGTCCACCTGTCGAAATCCCGCCTCCTGCACCTGTTCGCCGAGCACGCGGGCACCACCTTCCGCCGCTACCGCGTGTGGGCCCGCATGCTGGCCGTCGGCCGCGCGGTCGCCGAGGGCGCCGACCTCACCACCGCCGCCACCCACGCGGGCTTCGCCAGCCCCTCGCATTCAGCGACACCTTCCACGCCATGTTCGGCCTCACCGCGACCGACCTGCTCGCGGCCGGAGCCCGCATCATCATCGAAGAGGATTCAGGCCCGCGCTGCGCCGAGTCGGCGGGCTGAGGCGATCGGGTGGGCGGCCGGGAGGGTCCATGGCGGCTGTCGGACCGTTGATCACCACGCTCTCAGGCCCGCACCGAACACTCGACACCGCAACACATCGCCGCCCACCTCATCCGGCGAAACCCCCGCGCTCACAGCACTTTCGCGCCGACTGTGA
- the pyrF gene encoding orotidine-5'-phosphate decarboxylase, translating into MTTFGSRLQQAMRQFGPVCVGIDPHPGLMRAWGLPEDVDGLETFAEICVEAFDGRVALVKPQVAFFEPYGSGGIAVLERTISVLRASGTLVLADAKRGDIGSTMDAYAQAWLGDRPLGSDAVTVSPYLGFGSLDPALSLAQANHRGVFVLAATSNPEGAQLQRIAAPDGRTIAQTMVDEAAARNAGPGFGSVGVVVGATLAEAPDLSALNGPILMPGVGAQGGGADSIRALVPEANFAAAIPAVSRELLGVGPSVTALCDKMAQLQEEFAFLQR; encoded by the coding sequence ATGACGACGTTCGGTAGCCGATTGCAGCAGGCCATGCGGCAGTTCGGTCCGGTGTGCGTCGGCATCGATCCGCATCCCGGCCTGATGCGCGCCTGGGGCCTGCCCGAGGACGTCGACGGGCTGGAAACCTTCGCCGAGATCTGCGTCGAGGCCTTCGACGGGCGCGTCGCCCTGGTCAAGCCGCAGGTCGCGTTCTTCGAGCCCTACGGGTCCGGCGGGATCGCGGTCCTGGAACGCACCATCTCGGTGCTGCGCGCCTCGGGCACCCTGGTGCTGGCCGACGCCAAGCGCGGCGACATCGGCTCCACCATGGATGCCTACGCGCAGGCCTGGCTCGGCGACCGCCCGCTCGGCTCGGACGCGGTGACGGTCTCGCCCTACCTCGGTTTCGGCTCGCTCGATCCGGCGCTGAGCTTGGCGCAGGCCAACCACCGCGGGGTGTTCGTGTTGGCGGCGACCTCGAATCCCGAAGGGGCGCAACTGCAACGGATCGCCGCACCGGACGGTCGCACGATCGCGCAGACGATGGTCGACGAGGCCGCGGCCCGCAATGCCGGACCCGGCTTCGGTTCGGTCGGCGTCGTCGTCGGCGCCACGCTCGCCGAGGCGCCGGACCTGTCGGCCCTCAACGGCCCCATCCTGATGCCGGGCGTCGGCGCGCAGGGCGGGGGAGCGGACTCGATCCGCGCGCTGGTCCCGGAGGCCAACTTCGCGGCCGCCATTCCCGCGGTGTCCCGCGAACTCCTCGGCGTCGGGCCGTCGGTGACGGCGCTGTGCGACAAGATGGCTCAGCTGCAGGAGGAGTTCGCCTTCCTGCAGCGCTGA
- a CDS encoding dihydroorotase → MSELLIKNVKPYGEGEPVDVLVRDTVIAEIGSGLTASEDAETIEGNGQILLPGFVDLHTHLREPGREDTETIETGSAAAALGGYTAVFAMANTSPVADSHVITDHVWRRGQEVGLVDVFPVGAVTVGLEGKQLAEMGTMAAGVGQVRVFSDDGHCVYDPLIMRRALEYANSLGVLIAQHAEEPRLTKGAVAHEGPNAARLGLAGWPRAAEESIVARDALLARDAGARVHICHASTAGTVELVKWAKSQGISITAEVTPHHLLLDDSRLETYDAVNKVNPPLRESSDAAALREALAAGIIDCVATDHAPHAEQDKCCEFAAARPGMLGLETALSIIVQTMVVPGLLDWRGVAKVMSEKPAAIVGLDDHGRPIAVGEPANLTLVDPDAEWTVRGAELASISNNTPFEDMTFPAEVTATVLRGRVTAREGKAVGI, encoded by the coding sequence GTGAGTGAACTGCTGATCAAGAATGTGAAGCCCTATGGCGAGGGTGAGCCGGTCGATGTGCTGGTGCGCGACACCGTCATCGCCGAAATCGGTTCCGGCCTCACGGCATCCGAGGACGCCGAGACGATCGAGGGCAACGGCCAGATCCTGCTGCCCGGCTTCGTCGACCTGCACACCCACCTGCGCGAACCCGGCCGCGAAGACACCGAGACCATCGAAACCGGTTCCGCCGCAGCGGCACTGGGCGGCTACACCGCGGTGTTCGCGATGGCCAACACCAGCCCGGTCGCGGACTCGCACGTCATCACCGATCATGTGTGGCGGCGCGGCCAGGAGGTCGGCCTGGTCGACGTGTTCCCGGTCGGCGCGGTCACCGTCGGGCTGGAGGGCAAGCAGCTCGCCGAGATGGGCACCATGGCCGCCGGCGTGGGTCAGGTACGGGTGTTCTCCGACGACGGTCACTGCGTCTATGACCCGCTGATCATGCGCCGCGCCCTCGAATACGCGAACTCCCTGGGCGTGCTCATCGCCCAGCACGCCGAAGAGCCGCGCCTGACCAAGGGCGCCGTCGCGCACGAGGGCCCCAACGCCGCGCGCCTGGGCCTGGCGGGTTGGCCCCGTGCCGCCGAGGAGTCGATCGTGGCGCGCGACGCGCTGCTGGCCCGCGATGCCGGTGCTCGCGTGCACATCTGCCACGCCTCCACCGCCGGCACCGTCGAACTGGTGAAATGGGCCAAGTCCCAAGGCATCTCGATCACCGCCGAGGTGACCCCGCACCACCTGCTGCTCGACGACTCGCGCCTGGAGACCTACGACGCGGTGAACAAGGTGAACCCGCCGCTGCGCGAGTCCTCCGACGCCGCCGCGCTGCGCGAGGCACTGGCCGCGGGCATCATCGACTGTGTCGCCACCGACCACGCCCCGCACGCCGAGCAGGACAAGTGCTGCGAGTTCGCCGCCGCCCGCCCCGGCATGCTCGGCCTGGAGACGGCGTTGTCGATCATCGTGCAGACGATGGTGGTGCCCGGTCTGCTCGACTGGCGCGGCGTCGCGAAGGTGATGAGCGAGAAGCCCGCCGCGATCGTCGGCCTCGACGACCACGGCCGTCCGATCGCCGTTGGCGAGCCCGCCAACCTGACGCTGGTCGACCCCGACGCCGAGTGGACGGTGCGCGGCGCCGAACTGGCGAGCATCTCGAACAACACACCATTCGAGGACATGACGTTCCCGGCCGAAGTGACAGCCACGGTGCTGCGCGGCCGGGTAACTGCCCGCGAGGGCAAGGCGGTCGGGATCTAG
- a CDS encoding aspartate carbamoyltransferase catalytic subunit: MKHLLTVADLDRGTATEFLDEAERFEQALLGREVKKLPTLRGRTVMTVFYENSTRTRVSFEVAGKWMSADVINVSASSSSVSKGESLRDTALTLHAAGADALIVRHPASGAVHQIAGWMEQWAREENRAAPSIINAGDGTHQHPTQALLDALTLRQRLGDVEGKRIVLVGDILHSRVARSNVLLLNTLGAEVVLVAPRTLLPVGVQGWPARVATSLDAELPGADAVMMLRVQAERMNGGFFPSAREYSINYGLSERRLALLDDDAVVLHPGPMLRGMEIASAVADSPKAAVLQQVTNGVHMRMAVLFRLLVGTQEVAA; this comes from the coding sequence GTGAAGCATCTGCTGACGGTCGCCGATCTCGATCGCGGCACCGCCACCGAATTCCTCGACGAAGCCGAGCGCTTCGAACAGGCCCTGCTCGGCCGCGAGGTCAAGAAGCTGCCGACCCTGCGTGGGCGCACCGTGATGACGGTCTTCTACGAGAACTCCACCCGCACCCGCGTGTCCTTCGAGGTCGCGGGCAAGTGGATGAGCGCCGACGTGATCAATGTGAGCGCCTCGAGCTCCTCGGTCTCGAAGGGCGAATCGCTGCGCGACACCGCGCTCACCCTCCACGCCGCGGGCGCCGACGCGCTGATCGTGCGCCACCCGGCCTCGGGAGCGGTGCACCAGATCGCGGGCTGGATGGAGCAGTGGGCACGCGAGGAGAACCGCGCCGCCCCGTCGATCATCAACGCCGGCGACGGCACCCACCAGCACCCGACCCAGGCGCTGCTCGACGCGCTGACCTTGCGGCAGCGCCTCGGCGACGTCGAGGGCAAGCGGATCGTGCTGGTCGGCGACATCCTGCACAGCCGGGTCGCCCGCTCCAACGTCCTGCTGCTCAATACCTTGGGTGCCGAAGTGGTGCTGGTCGCGCCGCGCACCCTGCTGCCGGTCGGCGTGCAGGGCTGGCCCGCCCGGGTCGCGACCTCGCTCGACGCCGAACTGCCCGGTGCCGACGCGGTGATGATGCTGCGGGTGCAGGCGGAGCGGATGAACGGCGGGTTCTTCCCGTCGGCCCGCGAATACTCGATCAACTACGGACTGTCCGAGCGTCGGCTCGCGCTGCTCGACGACGACGCGGTGGTCCTGCACCCCGGTCCGATGCTGCGCGGCATGGAGATCGCCTCGGCGGTCGCCGATTCGCCGAAAGCCGCTGTCCTGCAACAGGTGACGAACGGGGTGCACATGCGAATGGCCGTGTTGTTCCGGCTGCTCGTCGGCACCCAGGAGGTGGCGGCGTGA
- a CDS encoding transporter: MERTLWVVGCLALFLGCLWLMYRAWQKKEARQQAQIGDLPTVPAELGAQLLEPTSGLYLGSTFAPSWQNRIAVGDLGFRATAELTRFERGILLERDGATPIWIPQESLTVVRTERGHAGKVMTNNGVLVIRWKLPTGTEIDTGFRGDDKTVYPAWTAGSADATRATTGDDE; this comes from the coding sequence GTGGAAAGAACTCTGTGGGTGGTGGGGTGTCTGGCCCTGTTCCTCGGTTGCCTGTGGCTGATGTACCGAGCCTGGCAGAAGAAGGAGGCCCGGCAGCAGGCACAGATCGGTGACCTGCCGACGGTGCCCGCCGAACTGGGCGCGCAACTGCTGGAACCGACCTCCGGCCTGTACCTGGGCAGCACCTTCGCGCCCAGTTGGCAGAACCGGATCGCGGTCGGTGACCTGGGATTCCGGGCGACCGCCGAACTGACGCGGTTCGAACGCGGAATCCTGCTCGAACGCGACGGGGCGACGCCGATCTGGATTCCGCAGGAATCCCTGACGGTCGTGCGCACCGAACGCGGACACGCGGGCAAAGTGATGACAAACAATGGTGTGCTGGTAATTCGCTGGAAGCTGCCGACCGGAACCGAGATCGACACGGGGTTCCGCGGCGACGACAAGACGGTGTACCCGGCCTGGACGGCTGGGTCGGCGGATGCGACCAGGGCGACGACGGGAGACGACGAATGA
- a CDS encoding MerR family transcriptional regulator: protein MAQPSTTDHRTVGAAARLLGVTTRTLHHWDTVGLVSPSERTPAGYRLYTAADLARAHRVLVYRELGVALDEIGALLDAPAAEALSTLRRQRDELGARIDRLEQMAEAVDRMIAARESGILLSAEDQIAIFGGHWQPAWVDQAHEQWGDTPQWAQYAERAATRSAADWQRITAETEALHADLAAACRSGVVPGDPRADALAERHRASLSQYFDCTHAMHVCLGRRYITDPDYTAFYDGLTPGLTAWLRDIIDANARANGTDPATATWE, encoded by the coding sequence ATGGCGCAACCGTCCACCACGGACCACCGCACCGTCGGCGCGGCGGCCCGACTGCTCGGCGTCACCACCCGCACCCTGCACCACTGGGACACCGTCGGGTTGGTGAGTCCGTCCGAGCGCACGCCCGCGGGCTATCGGCTCTACACCGCCGCCGACCTGGCCCGCGCCCACCGGGTACTCGTCTACCGGGAACTCGGTGTCGCGCTCGACGAGATCGGCGCCCTGCTCGACGCACCCGCCGCCGAAGCCCTCAGCACTCTGCGCCGCCAACGCGACGAGCTGGGCGCCAGGATCGACCGCCTCGAGCAGATGGCCGAGGCGGTGGACCGGATGATCGCGGCCAGGGAATCGGGCATCCTGCTGTCCGCCGAGGACCAGATCGCGATCTTCGGCGGCCACTGGCAACCCGCCTGGGTGGATCAGGCCCACGAACAGTGGGGCGACACCCCGCAGTGGGCCCAGTACGCCGAGCGCGCCGCCACCCGATCCGCCGCGGACTGGCAGCGCATCACCGCCGAGACCGAAGCACTGCACGCCGACCTCGCCGCGGCCTGCCGATCCGGTGTGGTCCCCGGCGATCCCCGCGCCGACGCACTCGCCGAACGACACCGCGCGTCCTTGTCCCAGTACTTCGACTGCACCCACGCGATGCACGTCTGCCTGGGCCGCCGCTACATCACCGACCCCGATTACACCGCGTTCTACGACGGACTCACCCCCGGCCTGACCGCATGGCTGCGCGACATCATCGACGCCAACGCCCGCGCCAACGGCACAGACCCCGCCACGGCGACATGGGAGTGA